The Haloprofundus salinisoli genome includes a region encoding these proteins:
- the rdfA gene encoding rod-determining factor RdfA codes for MDSEKTGDNPKRPNSKVARVIEAYDLGPEFGDRLERLWTGEAEERRSLRDLADYFNRHVLESAVSDTGTSMLDGEVENVYRLLTDDEVSSGMRTEARVRLERDGVDVARLERDFVTHQAIRSYLKKYRGAEYERASEADRMKNTTESIQRLRSRTATVTEGNLDQLRTNDHITLGEFRLFVEMNVLCEECGAQYSVDELLERGGCDCQRDTDVQSTDGSS; via the coding sequence CCCGCGTTATCGAGGCGTACGACCTCGGACCCGAGTTCGGCGACCGGCTCGAACGACTCTGGACGGGCGAGGCCGAAGAACGGCGCAGTCTCCGGGACTTGGCGGACTACTTCAACCGTCACGTGCTTGAATCGGCCGTATCAGACACCGGCACGTCCATGCTCGACGGGGAAGTCGAAAACGTGTATCGGCTACTGACCGACGATGAGGTGAGCAGCGGGATGCGAACGGAGGCGCGAGTGAGACTCGAACGCGATGGTGTCGACGTCGCCAGACTCGAACGCGATTTCGTCACGCACCAAGCGATACGCTCGTATCTCAAGAAGTACCGTGGTGCTGAGTACGAACGAGCGAGCGAGGCCGATAGGATGAAAAACACGACGGAGAGCATCCAGCGCCTCCGATCGCGCACCGCGACGGTGACCGAAGGGAATCTCGACCAGTTGCGGACGAACGACCACATCACGCTCGGAGAGTTCCGCCTGTTCGTCGAGATGAACGTCCTCTGCGAGGAGTGCGGCGCACAGTACAGTGTCGACGAACTGCTCGAACGTGGCGGCTGCGACTGCCAACGGGACACGGACGTACAGAGCACCGACGGTTCGAGTTGA
- a CDS encoding archaea-specific SMC-related protein has translation MSSTVAKENPARFVVRNVGGIDETAVELPPGVTVLAGRNATNRTSFLQAIMATMGSERVSLKGDADEGHVELELGDNRYTRTLTRTGGGVSTSGDPFLDEAEVADLFAFLLGNNEARRAVTQNVDLREIIMRPVDTDAIHREISELEAEKSQLDDRIDDLQELKHDLPELETERTRLREELEAKREELAEKEAEIDDHGSDVDESREEKRELEQKLDELRDRRASLESVRSDIDLEQESIESLTRERRELETELEELADEADDPEDEVDRRIGQLRERKQRLSSEVSELQNVLKFNEEMLEDGAVTATLSTEDDSKAVTDKLVDDDAVTCWTCGSTVDRENIEGTLEQLRTLRKEKLTAVRDIDDDLSELRTQKKEREKRRQRVESLRGKLRRVEDELDRREETLSDKRGERDRLGEEVAALEETVDDLESEDFSDVLELHKQANELEFELGRLESSLESVESEITEIEDELAEESRLSDERERVAEELTDLRTRIEQIETQAISEFNEHMDAVLGILEYANIERIWIERVERRVREGRRKVDKATFELHIVRSTESGTTYEDTVDHLSESEQEVTGLVFALAGYLVHDLYETVPFMLLDSLEAIDSDRIARLVDYLSDYAEFLVVALLPEDAQAIENEDARVSEI, from the coding sequence ATGTCATCGACTGTTGCTAAGGAAAACCCCGCCCGATTTGTGGTGAGAAACGTCGGCGGAATCGACGAAACGGCCGTCGAACTTCCGCCCGGGGTCACGGTTCTCGCAGGACGAAACGCGACGAACCGAACCTCGTTTCTGCAGGCGATTATGGCCACGATGGGAAGCGAGCGAGTTTCGCTCAAAGGCGATGCTGACGAGGGCCACGTCGAACTCGAACTCGGCGACAACCGGTACACTCGAACGCTGACGCGAACCGGCGGCGGAGTAAGTACGAGCGGCGACCCGTTCCTCGACGAGGCGGAAGTCGCCGACCTCTTCGCGTTTCTCCTCGGAAACAACGAGGCGCGACGGGCAGTCACTCAGAACGTCGACCTTCGGGAGATCATCATGCGGCCGGTCGACACCGACGCGATTCACCGTGAAATCTCGGAACTCGAAGCCGAGAAGTCGCAACTCGACGACCGAATCGACGACCTACAGGAACTGAAACACGACCTTCCGGAACTGGAAACCGAACGCACGCGTCTGCGCGAGGAACTCGAAGCCAAACGCGAGGAACTGGCCGAGAAGGAAGCCGAAATCGACGACCACGGCTCCGATGTCGACGAGTCGCGCGAGGAGAAACGCGAACTGGAGCAGAAACTCGACGAACTTCGCGACCGACGCGCTTCTCTCGAGTCGGTCCGGTCCGACATCGACCTCGAACAGGAGAGCATCGAATCCTTGACGCGCGAACGGCGCGAGCTCGAAACCGAACTCGAAGAACTCGCCGACGAGGCCGACGACCCCGAAGATGAGGTCGACCGACGAATCGGGCAACTGCGCGAGCGCAAACAGCGCCTCAGCAGCGAAGTCAGCGAACTCCAGAACGTACTGAAGTTCAACGAGGAGATGCTCGAAGACGGTGCCGTCACCGCGACGCTGTCGACGGAAGACGACTCGAAAGCGGTCACCGACAAGCTCGTCGACGACGACGCTGTCACCTGTTGGACGTGCGGGTCGACCGTCGACAGAGAGAACATCGAGGGGACGCTCGAACAGCTGCGCACGCTTCGGAAGGAGAAACTCACCGCGGTCCGTGACATCGACGACGATCTCAGTGAGCTCCGAACCCAGAAGAAAGAGCGCGAGAAACGACGACAACGGGTGGAGTCGCTTCGAGGGAAGCTCCGGCGGGTCGAAGACGAACTCGACCGCCGGGAGGAGACGCTCTCGGACAAGCGAGGCGAACGCGACCGGCTGGGCGAGGAGGTGGCGGCGCTCGAAGAGACGGTCGACGATCTGGAATCGGAGGACTTCAGCGACGTCCTCGAACTCCACAAGCAGGCAAACGAACTCGAATTCGAACTCGGTCGACTGGAATCCTCGCTGGAGTCGGTTGAGTCGGAGATCACGGAGATCGAAGACGAACTCGCGGAGGAGAGTCGACTGTCCGACGAACGCGAACGCGTCGCCGAGGAACTCACCGACCTCCGGACCCGGATCGAGCAGATCGAGACACAGGCGATCTCGGAGTTCAACGAGCACATGGACGCCGTGCTCGGGATTTTGGAGTACGCAAACATCGAGCGGATCTGGATTGAGCGAGTCGAGCGTCGCGTCCGCGAGGGCCGACGCAAAGTCGACAAGGCGACGTTCGAGCTACACATCGTCCGCAGCACCGAGTCGGGGACGACCTACGAGGACACCGTCGACCACCTCAGCGAGTCCGAACAGGAGGTCACGGGACTCGTCTTCGCGCTCGCGGGCTACCTCGTCCACGACCTCTACGAGACGGTGCCGTTCATGCTCCTCGACTCGCTGGAGGCTATCGACTCCGACAGAATCGCTCGCCTCGTCGATTATCTCTCCGACTACGCCGAGTTCCTCGTCGTCGCGCTCCTTCCCGAAGACGCGCAGGCAATCGAGAACGAGGACGCTCGCGTCTCCGAGATATAA
- a CDS encoding C-terminal binding protein, which translates to MSHRIAVSQADFPDANVEERVFTEAGINDVVVGSATSEDELVELAAGADGLLVQYAEVTESVLDMLSELSVVSRYGIGVDNVDIEAASGRNVAITNVPSYCEAEVATHALSLLFTLARKTAQYDRSVKSGTWDWKVGRPIEALPGKTVGFVAFGKIPRTFVELTSGFDFEYLAYDPYLDEDTLAEHPVESVDFETMLAESDVVSIHAPLVDETYHLFGADAFKRMKSSAFLLNTARGPLVDEAALYDALEAGEIAGAGLDVMEEEPTHDSPLFERDDVVVTPHVAWYSESSSDELRRKAAENLVRYLNGDTPHGFVNEADIGEDGN; encoded by the coding sequence ATGTCACACCGAATCGCGGTCTCGCAGGCGGACTTTCCGGACGCGAACGTAGAGGAACGAGTGTTCACCGAGGCCGGTATCAACGACGTGGTCGTCGGGTCGGCCACGTCGGAAGACGAACTGGTCGAACTAGCAGCGGGTGCCGACGGCCTGCTCGTCCAGTACGCCGAGGTGACCGAGTCCGTTCTCGATATGCTCTCCGAGCTCTCGGTCGTCTCACGGTACGGCATCGGCGTCGACAACGTCGACATCGAGGCGGCTTCGGGGCGGAACGTCGCCATCACGAACGTCCCGTCCTACTGCGAGGCGGAGGTGGCCACGCACGCGCTCTCGCTTCTGTTCACGCTCGCGCGGAAGACGGCGCAGTACGACCGGTCGGTCAAATCCGGCACGTGGGACTGGAAAGTCGGCCGCCCGATCGAAGCGCTCCCCGGCAAGACGGTCGGGTTCGTCGCCTTCGGAAAGATTCCGCGGACGTTCGTCGAACTTACCTCCGGCTTCGACTTCGAGTACCTCGCGTACGACCCCTACCTCGACGAAGACACCCTCGCCGAGCACCCGGTCGAGAGCGTCGACTTCGAGACGATGCTGGCGGAGTCGGACGTCGTCTCGATACACGCACCGCTGGTCGACGAGACGTACCACCTGTTCGGTGCCGACGCCTTCAAGCGGATGAAATCCTCGGCGTTTCTCCTCAACACCGCTCGCGGCCCACTCGTCGACGAAGCGGCGCTGTACGACGCCCTCGAAGCGGGCGAAATCGCTGGAGCGGGACTCGACGTCATGGAAGAGGAACCGACGCACGACTCCCCGCTCTTTGAGCGCGACGACGTCGTCGTCACGCCGCACGTCGCGTGGTACTCGGAGTCGTCGAGCGACGAACTTCGGCGGAAGGCCGCGGAGAATTTGGTTCGGTACCTGAACGGCGACACGCCTCACGGTTTCGTCAACGAAGCCGATATCGGCGAAGACGGGAACTGA
- a CDS encoding ThuA domain-containing protein — protein sequence MTRPTVTVWNEFVHERESDVVADIYPDGIHAVIADALEARGFETRTATLDEPEHGLTEEALDDTDVLTWWGHAAHDEVDDEVVKRVKERVLDGMGLLVLHSAHYSKIFKSLMGTTCSLKWREAAERERLWVVEPSHPIVAGLGDDFIELEEAEMYGERFDVPAPETLVFNSWFEGGEVFRSGCCYRRGAGKVFYFRPGHETYPVYHDENIQQVLANACEWAAPGEDQPTSVYGNAEPMEAIDTSDDRTVH from the coding sequence ATGACACGCCCAACGGTCACGGTCTGGAACGAGTTCGTACACGAGCGCGAGAGCGATGTCGTCGCGGACATCTACCCCGACGGCATCCACGCGGTCATCGCCGACGCGCTGGAAGCGCGCGGCTTCGAGACGCGGACGGCGACGCTCGACGAACCCGAACACGGACTGACCGAGGAGGCTCTCGACGACACCGACGTGTTGACGTGGTGGGGCCACGCCGCACACGACGAGGTCGACGACGAGGTCGTCAAGCGGGTCAAGGAGCGCGTCCTCGACGGGATGGGCCTGCTCGTGCTGCACTCGGCGCACTATTCGAAGATTTTCAAGTCGCTGATGGGAACCACCTGCTCGCTGAAGTGGCGCGAGGCCGCGGAGCGAGAGCGGTTGTGGGTCGTCGAGCCGAGCCACCCAATCGTCGCCGGTCTCGGCGACGACTTCATCGAACTGGAGGAGGCGGAGATGTACGGCGAGCGCTTCGACGTGCCCGCGCCCGAGACGCTCGTCTTCAACAGCTGGTTCGAGGGCGGTGAGGTGTTCCGGTCGGGCTGTTGTTACCGCCGCGGCGCGGGGAAGGTGTTCTACTTCCGTCCAGGTCACGAGACCTACCCCGTCTACCACGACGAGAACATCCAGCAGGTGCTCGCGAACGCCTGCGAGTGGGCCGCGCCAGGTGAGGACCAGCCCACGTCCGTCTACGGTAACGCCGAACCGATGGAAGCGATCGACACGAGCGACGACCGTACCGTCCACTGA
- a CDS encoding sugar phosphate isomerase/epimerase family protein, translating into MARSAIQLYTLRNVDDPLESILREIEDSGYEGVEFAQRVHDADLDAVTAALDETGLETVSAHVGLDAIEDDLDETVEFYRALDCDRFVVPWLDAEHFESEAAVRETAARLTEAAESLADYGVDLCYHNHDHEYELVDGTPAFELLAEYSTDPLGFEVDLGWVTVGGGDPVSFLERWGDRVPLVHVSDAEADRTPTDVGDGVLDVERCAKAVRESDIQWAIYEHDEPDDPMASMRGGVAALEQF; encoded by the coding sequence ATGGCACGCTCAGCCATCCAACTGTACACGCTCCGAAACGTCGACGACCCACTCGAATCGATACTCCGAGAAATCGAAGATTCGGGGTACGAGGGCGTTGAATTCGCCCAACGCGTCCACGACGCCGACCTTGATGCGGTGACCGCCGCGCTCGACGAAACCGGTCTGGAGACCGTCTCGGCGCACGTCGGCCTCGACGCTATCGAAGACGACCTCGACGAGACGGTCGAGTTCTACCGCGCGCTCGACTGCGACCGATTCGTCGTTCCGTGGCTCGACGCAGAACACTTCGAGAGCGAGGCCGCCGTCCGGGAGACGGCGGCTCGGTTGACCGAAGCGGCGGAGTCGCTCGCCGATTACGGTGTCGACCTCTGCTACCACAACCACGACCACGAGTACGAACTGGTCGATGGCACTCCCGCTTTCGAGTTGCTTGCGGAGTATTCGACCGACCCGCTCGGGTTCGAGGTCGACCTTGGGTGGGTCACAGTCGGCGGCGGCGACCCCGTCTCCTTCCTGGAGCGCTGGGGTGACCGAGTACCGCTCGTTCACGTCTCGGACGCCGAGGCCGACAGAACCCCGACGGACGTCGGCGACGGTGTACTCGACGTCGAGCGGTGTGCGAAGGCTGTCCGTGAGAGCGACATCCAATGGGCCATCTACGAACACGACGAACCGGACGACCCGATGGCGTCGATGCGCGGCGGCGTAGCCGCCCTCGAACAGTTCTGA
- a CDS encoding DJ-1/PfpI family protein produces MDIAIVLFEGVDELDAIAPFEVFDNARDVGADVTVTLCTIDDVDEVTASHGVRIGVDYRLDELSLDLVLVPGGQWTSRGETGAWAEAERGDVPDAVAALYDDGVAVAGVCTGGMLLARAGVTDGRPATTHASAKSDLRESGADVVDARVVDDGDLVTAGGVTSGLDLAFHIVRREFGDDVADAVAERMEYEPRGPVHRVDQA; encoded by the coding sequence ATGGACATCGCAATCGTTCTCTTCGAGGGCGTTGACGAACTCGACGCTATCGCACCGTTCGAGGTCTTCGACAACGCCCGAGACGTCGGGGCGGACGTGACAGTGACGCTGTGTACGATAGACGACGTCGACGAAGTGACCGCTAGCCACGGCGTTCGCATCGGCGTCGACTACCGGCTTGACGAACTCTCCCTGGACCTGGTTCTCGTGCCGGGCGGACAGTGGACCAGTCGCGGCGAGACGGGCGCGTGGGCGGAGGCCGAGCGCGGTGACGTCCCCGACGCGGTCGCCGCGCTCTACGACGACGGCGTCGCCGTCGCGGGCGTCTGTACCGGCGGGATGCTGCTCGCGCGCGCCGGTGTCACCGATGGACGACCCGCGACGACTCACGCCAGCGCCAAGTCGGACCTCCGGGAGTCCGGTGCCGACGTGGTGGACGCTCGCGTCGTCGACGACGGCGACCTAGTGACCGCCGGGGGCGTCACCTCCGGACTGGACCTGGCGTTTCACATCGTGCGTCGCGAGTTCGGTGACGACGTGGCCGACGCCGTCGCCGAGCGCATGGAGTACGAGCCGCGGGGACCCGTCCACCGGGTCGACCAGGCCTGA
- a CDS encoding ABC transporter permease, protein MSVDRSVGRKRLRLAVVLLATLAVAAGLLTTLGGISLRNVVTVGYVNRSIEMATPIALAAIGGLYAEKSGVFNIGLEGLMIIGAFTAAASLFFFGGTSPTQGHVWLAILVSVVATTLLTVLFAVLLIRYKADQIVAGLGVWFVALGFAPFGAALVWGSRSSPGLTSIHNVTVPYLSDIPVVGRIVFSQSPLVLLTALVVVVSWVVLYRTRYGYWIQAAGESPEALDTAGINVNRVRYASVIFSGAMAGLGGAVLLAHAGNFVGTGSTMVNGRGWIGIVAYLFGNYNPIGAAAAALLFGGLDMLNIQFQTLGIQLPARLINLLPYVIVIVVLTLWGKTRSPSALGDPYESEH, encoded by the coding sequence ATGAGCGTCGACCGGTCCGTCGGTCGAAAGCGTCTCCGGCTGGCTGTCGTCCTGTTGGCTACGCTCGCTGTCGCTGCGGGGTTGCTCACGACGCTCGGCGGCATCTCGCTCCGAAACGTCGTCACTGTCGGGTACGTGAACCGCTCGATAGAGATGGCTACCCCGATCGCGCTCGCGGCGATCGGTGGACTGTACGCCGAGAAGAGCGGTGTGTTCAACATCGGCCTCGAAGGGCTGATGATCATCGGCGCGTTCACCGCGGCGGCCTCGCTGTTCTTCTTCGGCGGCACCTCGCCGACGCAGGGTCACGTCTGGCTCGCCATCCTCGTTTCGGTCGTCGCCACGACGCTTCTGACCGTCCTCTTCGCGGTGCTGTTGATACGGTACAAAGCCGACCAGATCGTGGCCGGACTCGGCGTGTGGTTCGTCGCGCTCGGCTTCGCACCGTTCGGTGCGGCGCTCGTCTGGGGGAGTCGGAGCAGTCCCGGACTCACGAGTATCCACAACGTCACCGTTCCGTATCTCTCCGACATCCCGGTCGTCGGACGAATCGTCTTCAGCCAGTCGCCGCTCGTGCTCCTCACGGCCCTCGTGGTCGTGGTTTCGTGGGTGGTTCTCTATCGAACCCGGTACGGGTACTGGATTCAGGCTGCAGGCGAGAGCCCCGAGGCGCTGGATACCGCCGGAATCAACGTCAACCGCGTCCGCTACGCGTCGGTGATCTTCTCCGGGGCGATGGCGGGGTTGGGCGGGGCAGTGCTTCTCGCCCACGCCGGCAACTTCGTAGGAACCGGGTCGACGATGGTGAACGGTCGCGGGTGGATCGGCATCGTCGCCTACCTGTTCGGCAACTATAACCCGATCGGCGCCGCCGCGGCGGCGCTGCTCTTCGGCGGGTTGGACATGCTGAACATCCAGTTCCAGACGCTCGGTATCCAGCTCCCGGCGCGGCTCATCAACCTGCTCCCGTACGTCATCGTCATCGTCGTGCTGACGCTGTGGGGCAAGACGCGCTCTCCGTCGGCGCTCGGCGACCCGTACGAGAGCGAACACTGA
- a CDS encoding ABC transporter ATP-binding protein — MDSTERPPAVRLEAITKRFGDVTANDGVDFTLEKGTVHALLGENGSGKTTLMSILYGLYELDKGTIYVDGERRAFDSPRDAMEAGIGMIHQHFQLVDTMTVLQNVILGNEPTENGMVNQATARERIQEICSRYRFDVDEHLEAPVSKLDLGTQQRVEIVKSLYRGADIIILDEPTAVLTPQEVDSLIGVMNDLRDDGRSLIFITHKLDEALEVADHITVLRDGEAIDTVQAEETTEQELARMMVGREVMFDRLERTETTGGPALEVDDLWMRGDRGREQVRGVDFTVREGEILGIAGVQGNGQSELVEAITGLRPVDAGTVRFDGRDITSMSRRQRIESGIAYVPEDRQTEGLVQEYSLVRNALLGNQTKEPYAKNGFVDWAAVREHAEDIIREFDVHPPNADADASSLSGGNQQKFIVGREIEHEPDVMVASHPTRGVDIGSIEFIHNRLIELRDEGLAILVVSSKLEEIQKLSDRIAVMYEGEFIDVVDPESVTESELGLLMAGHSLDGDESEGTAGASDAVEDDEVEA, encoded by the coding sequence ATGGATTCGACTGAGAGGCCACCCGCGGTTAGACTCGAAGCTATCACCAAACGGTTCGGCGACGTGACCGCCAACGACGGGGTCGATTTCACGCTGGAGAAAGGCACCGTTCACGCCCTCCTCGGCGAGAACGGGTCCGGGAAGACGACTCTGATGAGCATCCTCTACGGTTTGTACGAACTGGACAAGGGAACCATCTATGTCGACGGCGAACGCCGGGCGTTCGACTCGCCGCGCGACGCGATGGAGGCGGGGATCGGGATGATCCACCAGCACTTTCAACTTGTCGACACGATGACCGTTCTCCAGAACGTCATCCTAGGCAACGAACCCACCGAAAACGGGATGGTGAACCAGGCGACCGCGAGAGAGCGCATCCAGGAGATCTGTTCGCGGTACAGGTTCGACGTCGACGAACACTTGGAAGCGCCGGTCTCGAAGCTCGACCTGGGAACACAACAGCGCGTCGAGATCGTCAAGAGCCTCTACCGGGGGGCGGATATCATCATCCTCGACGAGCCGACGGCGGTTCTGACCCCACAGGAGGTCGACAGTCTCATCGGCGTGATGAACGACCTCAGAGACGACGGCCGCTCGCTCATCTTCATCACCCACAAACTCGACGAGGCGCTCGAAGTCGCGGACCACATCACCGTTCTCCGAGACGGAGAAGCGATAGACACCGTCCAGGCCGAGGAGACGACGGAACAGGAGCTGGCCCGCATGATGGTCGGCCGCGAAGTGATGTTCGACCGCCTCGAGCGGACCGAGACGACCGGCGGCCCGGCGCTCGAAGTGGACGACCTGTGGATGAGGGGCGACCGCGGACGCGAGCAAGTTCGGGGCGTCGACTTCACCGTCCGCGAGGGCGAGATTCTCGGCATCGCGGGCGTACAGGGGAACGGACAGAGCGAACTCGTCGAAGCGATCACCGGCCTGCGCCCCGTCGACGCGGGAACGGTTCGGTTCGACGGTCGCGACATCACTTCGATGAGCCGCCGCCAACGAATCGAAAGCGGCATCGCCTACGTTCCGGAGGACCGACAGACGGAGGGGTTGGTACAGGAGTACAGCCTCGTTCGGAACGCGCTTCTCGGGAATCAGACGAAAGAACCGTACGCGAAAAACGGGTTCGTCGACTGGGCGGCCGTCCGAGAGCACGCCGAAGATATCATCCGGGAGTTCGACGTCCACCCGCCGAACGCCGACGCCGACGCGTCGTCGCTGTCGGGAGGTAACCAGCAGAAGTTCATCGTCGGACGCGAAATCGAGCACGAACCGGACGTCATGGTCGCCTCGCACCCGACCCGCGGAGTCGACATCGGCTCCATCGAGTTCATCCACAACCGGCTGATAGAGCTCCGCGACGAGGGGCTCGCGATACTCGTCGTCTCCTCGAAGTTAGAAGAGATACAGAAACTCTCCGACCGAATCGCGGTCATGTACGAGGGCGAGTTCATCGACGTAGTCGACCCTGAGTCGGTGACCGAATCGGAACTCGGCCTCCTCATGGCTGGTCACAGCCTCGACGGGGACGAATCCGAGGGGACCGCCGGCGCGAGTGATGCCGTAGAAGACGACGAGGTAGAGGCGTGA
- a CDS encoding BMP family lipoprotein has product MTRREKTDAARTESKTLTRRSVLASGAVLGATAVAGCLGGGGGGGGGGENGYNAAIISSPAGFDDNAFNDNALEGLEQAAEEFDLEVNSIEETQEAQYESVQADTAEAGYDLIVMVGDHHTGPLETNASEYPDQNWMLINNVIDGADNVSGWIEMNNEMSFLAGVAAGTMTQEDYSEGGGATNPDESVVGFVGGEDIPLINAFEQSYIEGAEWVNENVEVLTGYSGTFSDTAPANNLAESQIDQGADIVWHAASAAGAGVFSAAQDNERYALGVDVDQSVTEEQYQDVIIGSAVKALNEATYTVVEAVINDNFSEFVGENNLSIEQESIDFITGQALGDSLPEVLSTNIEDAKQAIVDGDVELSCGPTRC; this is encoded by the coding sequence ATGACACGACGAGAGAAGACTGACGCCGCTCGAACAGAATCGAAAACCCTCACTCGGCGGTCTGTTCTCGCGTCGGGGGCTGTACTCGGCGCGACCGCAGTTGCGGGCTGTCTCGGCGGCGGTGGCGGCGGTGGCGGTGGCGGCGAAAACGGGTACAACGCGGCGATCATTTCCAGTCCCGCCGGCTTCGACGACAACGCCTTCAACGACAACGCGCTCGAGGGACTCGAGCAGGCCGCAGAGGAATTCGACCTCGAAGTGAACTCGATAGAGGAGACACAGGAAGCGCAGTACGAGTCCGTGCAAGCCGACACGGCTGAGGCCGGATACGACCTCATCGTCATGGTCGGCGACCACCATACCGGGCCGCTCGAGACGAACGCGAGCGAGTATCCCGACCAGAACTGGATGCTCATCAACAACGTCATCGACGGCGCGGACAACGTCTCCGGCTGGATCGAGATGAACAACGAGATGTCGTTTTTGGCCGGCGTCGCAGCCGGGACGATGACTCAGGAAGACTACTCGGAGGGCGGCGGCGCGACCAACCCCGACGAATCCGTCGTCGGCTTCGTCGGCGGAGAAGACATCCCGCTCATCAACGCGTTCGAGCAGTCGTACATCGAGGGCGCCGAATGGGTCAACGAAAACGTCGAGGTACTCACCGGGTACAGCGGGACGTTCAGCGACACGGCACCGGCGAACAACCTCGCGGAGTCCCAGATCGACCAGGGCGCGGACATCGTCTGGCACGCTGCATCCGCCGCGGGTGCGGGCGTCTTCTCGGCCGCACAGGACAACGAACGGTACGCGCTCGGTGTCGACGTCGACCAGTCGGTGACCGAAGAGCAGTACCAGGACGTCATTATCGGCTCCGCGGTGAAGGCGCTCAACGAGGCGACCTACACGGTTGTTGAGGCCGTTATCAACGACAACTTCTCGGAGTTCGTCGGCGAAAACAACCTCAGCATCGAACAGGAGAGCATCGACTTCATCACCGGCCAGGCGCTCGGCGACTCCCTCCCCGAGGTCCTTTCGACGAACATCGAGGACGCGAAGCAGGCAATCGTCGACGGCGACGTCGAACTGTCCTGCGGACCGACTCGGTGCTGA
- a CDS encoding aromatic ring-hydroxylating oxygenase subunit alpha, which translates to MTQWERAQTKPVSPNITDRSNALPAKYFTEPEIFEMEKEKVFGQYWTYAGHANSIPEPGQFFTRTVGNHTLILVRTDDGDIRGVENFSARDGEPIVDETPMSDPGYVDPDELADLECVRVDSIGPLVFVNLADDPMPLSEQAGVMKDRLEALPLGEYEHACRIVSEVECNWKVFASNYSECDHCQANHQDWIKGISLDESELEVNDYHWVLHYTHEEDVEDEMRIHDEHEAQFHYLWPNFTVNMYGTADGYGTYIIDPIDTDRFQLIADYYFRDSDLSEEEREFIRTSRQLQEEDFELVERQWDGLKTGALAQAQLGPNEHTVHKFHRLAQDAYDS; encoded by the coding sequence ATGACGCAGTGGGAACGCGCTCAAACGAAGCCGGTGAGCCCCAACATCACGGATAGATCGAACGCACTGCCAGCGAAGTACTTTACCGAGCCGGAAATCTTCGAGATGGAGAAAGAGAAGGTGTTCGGCCAGTACTGGACCTACGCGGGTCACGCAAACAGTATCCCCGAACCGGGGCAGTTCTTCACCCGGACCGTCGGCAACCATACTCTCATCCTGGTTCGGACCGACGACGGCGACATCCGCGGCGTCGAGAACTTCTCGGCTCGCGATGGCGAACCGATCGTCGACGAGACACCGATGTCCGATCCGGGATACGTCGACCCGGACGAACTCGCGGACCTAGAGTGCGTCCGCGTGGACAGCATCGGACCGCTCGTCTTCGTGAATCTGGCCGACGACCCGATGCCGTTGTCCGAACAGGCCGGCGTGATGAAAGACCGACTGGAGGCGCTTCCGCTCGGCGAGTACGAACACGCTTGTCGTATCGTCTCGGAGGTTGAGTGCAACTGGAAGGTGTTCGCAAGCAACTACTCCGAGTGCGACCACTGCCAAGCGAACCATCAAGACTGGATCAAAGGCATCTCGTTGGACGAGTCGGAACTTGAAGTCAACGACTACCATTGGGTACTCCACTACACTCACGAAGAGGATGTCGAAGACGAGATGCGCATCCACGACGAGCACGAGGCGCAGTTCCACTACCTCTGGCCGAATTTCACGGTGAACATGTACGGCACCGCTGACGGCTACGGTACTTACATCATCGACCCCATCGATACTGACCGCTTCCAACTCATCGCTGATTACTACTTCCGCGACAGTGACCTCTCCGAGGAGGAACGTGAGTTCATCCGGACGAGTCGCCAACTCCAAGAAGAGGACTTCGAACTGGTCGAGCGGCAGTGGGATGGGTTGAAGACGGGTGCGCTCGCGCAAGCGCAGCTCGGCCCTAACGAACATACCGTCCACAAATTCCATCGCCTCGCACAGGACGCTTACGACTCGTAG